In Lewinellaceae bacterium, a single window of DNA contains:
- a CDS encoding universal stress protein, whose amino-acid sequence MKKILVPTDFSKNAMNAFLYAKELACKLDSHLTLLHTFQVTQRSDMLVSLDDILQKEAEKEMAAILKAAPSKTPVKAKAVKGDAVHAIADFAREGGYSLIVMGTKGATGLKEVFLGSITGGVMRHTQAPILAIPEHYEPRPIKNIAFAMANLKLASEEVVEPLKELARTFGATVHLFHSVKDKEQADKAELLETASWLGDLPHDLSLEEEKESLHETIKSFVKSVDADLLCLVRRKHGTIGFFERLFKTSATLNEVFHCELPLLVLHSE is encoded by the coding sequence ATGAAAAAGATACTGGTTCCTACCGATTTTTCCAAGAATGCTATGAACGCATTTCTCTACGCCAAAGAATTGGCTTGCAAATTGGACAGCCACCTTACCTTGCTGCATACTTTTCAGGTCACTCAACGGTCGGACATGCTCGTCTCCCTCGATGACATCCTGCAAAAAGAGGCGGAAAAGGAAATGGCGGCTATCCTGAAAGCCGCTCCTTCAAAAACCCCGGTTAAAGCGAAAGCGGTAAAAGGCGACGCCGTTCACGCCATCGCCGATTTTGCCAGGGAGGGCGGTTACAGCCTCATCGTGATGGGCACCAAGGGCGCCACCGGGCTGAAGGAAGTGTTTCTCGGAAGCATTACCGGCGGGGTAATGCGGCACACCCAGGCTCCCATCCTGGCCATTCCGGAGCATTACGAGCCCCGGCCCATTAAAAACATTGCATTTGCCATGGCCAACCTGAAGCTGGCAAGCGAAGAGGTGGTCGAGCCGCTCAAAGAACTGGCCCGCACGTTCGGCGCCACGGTTCACCTCTTTCACAGCGTCAAGGACAAGGAACAGGCCGATAAGGCCGAATTGCTGGAAACGGCAAGCTGGCTGGGCGATCTGCCTCACGACCTTTCCCTGGAGGAAGAAAAGGAAAGCCTGCATGAAACGATCAAATCCTTCGTGAAATCGGTGGATGCGGATCTGCTCTGCCTGGTGCGCCGCAAGCATGGCACGATCGGCTTCTTCGAACGGTTGTTCAAAACGAGCGCTACGCTCAATGAGGTCTTTCATTGCGAGTTGCCGCTGTTGGTATTGCACAGTGAGTGA
- a CDS encoding V-type ATP synthase subunit A, whose translation MKDTAHHTRGKVSGIIANLVIVQVDGPVAQNEICFIQHAGTPLMAEVIKILGDKAYVQVFESTRGLQPGMKVDFAGHLLEATLGPGILSKNYDGLMHDLDTMTGVFLKRGEYTDSFDMEKTWDFRPLAKVGDKVSAGSWLGEVTENSIPHKIMAPFKLEGQYTLRHLAEAGAYPVTETIARLADNRGNEIPVSMVQKWPVKKAVKAYQHKPRPFKLLETGVRTIDTLNPIVEGGTGFIPGPFGSGKTVMQQAISRQAEANIVVVAACGERANEVVDLFTEFPELDDPWTGRKLMERTTIIANTSNMPVAAREASVYTAMTIAEYYRAMGLKVLLLADSTSRWAQALREMSNRMEELPGPDAFPMDLPAIISNFYSRAGIVYLNNGQTGSITFIGTVSPAGGNLKEPVTESTKKVARCFYALSQQRADSKRYPAIDPIDSYSKYLEYPELQKTLKEQISPDWIDKVEELKNILFRGKEAAEQINILGDDGVSVETHLIFWRSETVDAIILQQDAFDPVDSRSPLARQKYMADKILAVTSTELAFESYEEVNPYFKRVIAALKQMNYSEFESEKFKQYEEELQQILEERKTG comes from the coding sequence ATGAAAGACACAGCCCACCACACCAGGGGAAAGGTAAGCGGCATTATTGCCAACCTGGTCATCGTGCAGGTAGATGGCCCGGTGGCCCAGAATGAGATTTGTTTCATACAGCATGCCGGCACCCCGCTGATGGCGGAAGTCATCAAAATACTTGGAGACAAAGCCTACGTACAAGTTTTCGAAAGCACCCGAGGCCTGCAACCCGGCATGAAAGTAGACTTCGCCGGCCACCTGCTCGAAGCCACCCTCGGACCGGGCATCCTCTCCAAAAATTACGACGGGCTGATGCACGACCTCGACACCATGACCGGGGTTTTCCTGAAACGAGGCGAATACACAGACTCCTTCGACATGGAGAAAACATGGGACTTCAGGCCCCTCGCAAAGGTGGGAGACAAGGTGTCTGCCGGCAGTTGGCTGGGGGAGGTAACCGAAAACAGCATCCCTCACAAAATAATGGCGCCCTTCAAGCTCGAAGGGCAGTACACGCTCCGGCACCTGGCGGAAGCGGGCGCCTACCCGGTCACGGAAACCATTGCCCGGCTTGCCGACAATCGCGGCAACGAAATTCCGGTAAGCATGGTGCAAAAGTGGCCGGTAAAAAAAGCGGTGAAGGCCTACCAGCACAAACCCCGCCCCTTCAAACTGCTGGAGACCGGCGTACGCACCATCGACACCCTCAACCCCATCGTGGAAGGCGGCACCGGCTTTATCCCCGGCCCGTTCGGCAGCGGCAAGACCGTCATGCAGCAGGCCATATCGCGGCAGGCCGAAGCCAACATCGTAGTAGTGGCCGCCTGCGGCGAACGGGCCAACGAGGTGGTCGACCTGTTCACCGAATTTCCCGAACTGGACGACCCCTGGACCGGCCGCAAGCTCATGGAACGCACCACCATCATCGCCAACACCTCCAACATGCCGGTGGCCGCGCGCGAAGCCTCGGTCTACACCGCCATGACCATCGCCGAATACTACCGCGCGATGGGGCTTAAAGTGCTGCTGCTGGCCGACTCTACCTCCCGCTGGGCACAGGCCCTCCGGGAGATGTCGAACCGCATGGAAGAACTGCCCGGGCCCGACGCCTTCCCCATGGACCTGCCGGCCATCATTTCCAATTTCTACTCCCGCGCCGGCATCGTTTACCTGAACAACGGGCAGACCGGCTCGATCACCTTCATCGGGACGGTGTCGCCGGCCGGCGGCAACCTCAAGGAGCCGGTCACCGAATCCACCAAAAAGGTCGCCCGCTGCTTTTACGCCCTCTCCCAGCAACGGGCCGACAGCAAACGCTATCCGGCCATCGATCCCATCGACAGCTACTCCAAATACCTGGAGTACCCGGAATTGCAAAAAACGCTCAAAGAACAGATTTCCCCCGATTGGATAGACAAGGTGGAAGAACTGAAAAACATACTCTTCCGAGGCAAAGAAGCCGCCGAGCAGATCAACATCCTGGGCGACGACGGGGTGTCGGTTGAGACCCACCTGATATTCTGGAGGTCGGAAACCGTAGACGCCATCATCCTGCAGCAAGACGCCTTCGACCCGGTGGATTCCCGCAGCCCCCTCGCCCGGCAGAAGTATATGGCCGATAAAATACTGGCCGTGACCAGCACCGAACTTGCGTTTGAGAGCTATGAAGAGGTCAACCCTTATTTCAAACGGGTGATCGCGGCCCTCAAACAGATGAACTATTCGGAATTCGAATCCGAAAAATTCAAGCAGTACGAAGAGGAGCTGCAGCAAATACTAGAAGAAAGAAAAACCGGCTAA
- a CDS encoding VWA domain-containing protein, which yields MKKAGLSFLFFSLFLFYLSAQDKQAPPSPILFIYDASGSMWGQMEGKTKMEIAAGVLSATVNGLPDGQKAGLVAYGHREKGDCEDVEFLVDLENDDKARVTQALKDIKPLGKTPLAYSARLAIDRLREAKEKATIILITDGIESCDGNICEVIKTAKEEGIDFRLHIVGFGLKAEETEQLRCAAKAGDGRYFDAAGADGLSEVLQEATSTTVDEPEANFSVYAIKNGKAIDAYIKAYKAGETTSLTSARTYGDTVFFYLPPGTYNLEVRPLEQSNVNAVTLANLQTVAGEVQHRDVSFDGGKIQVTTLNNGEGWDAVVKILAKADGKNVAGGRTYGKPDVYEVNPGLYDVEVRALVIEGLENAHRIENVEVRANEVTEVEHHFKSGTAMIGATSAAGLVDAVVKIVEVNSKKNVAGGRTYTSESSNPKKFLLTPGIYEVTLTALGVHKGKNETFAIVVKEGETLEKVVGF from the coding sequence ATGAAAAAGGCAGGTCTCTCCTTTCTATTTTTTTCCCTTTTCTTGTTCTACCTCAGCGCCCAGGACAAGCAAGCGCCCCCCTCCCCTATCCTGTTCATCTACGACGCCAGCGGCTCCATGTGGGGGCAGATGGAAGGCAAAACCAAAATGGAAATCGCCGCCGGGGTGCTGTCGGCTACGGTAAACGGGCTGCCCGATGGCCAGAAGGCCGGCTTAGTGGCCTACGGCCACCGGGAAAAGGGCGACTGCGAAGATGTGGAATTCCTGGTGGATCTGGAAAACGACGACAAGGCCCGGGTCACCCAAGCCTTAAAGGACATCAAGCCTTTAGGCAAAACCCCGCTGGCCTACTCGGCCCGGCTTGCGATCGATAGGTTGAGGGAAGCCAAAGAAAAGGCCACCATCATTCTAATCACTGACGGCATCGAGTCCTGCGACGGCAATATTTGCGAAGTGATTAAAACTGCTAAGGAGGAAGGCATCGACTTCCGGCTGCACATCGTGGGCTTTGGCCTGAAGGCCGAAGAAACCGAACAACTGCGATGCGCCGCCAAAGCCGGAGACGGCCGGTATTTTGACGCTGCCGGCGCCGACGGGCTGAGCGAGGTGTTGCAGGAGGCCACCTCCACCACAGTCGACGAGCCCGAAGCCAACTTCAGCGTTTATGCCATCAAGAACGGCAAGGCCATCGACGCTTATATCAAGGCGTACAAGGCCGGCGAAACCACATCCCTGACATCGGCGCGTACCTACGGCGATACGGTTTTCTTCTACCTGCCTCCCGGAACCTACAACCTGGAGGTAAGGCCGCTGGAGCAGAGTAACGTGAACGCCGTAACCCTGGCCAACCTGCAAACTGTTGCCGGAGAAGTTCAGCACCGGGATGTAAGCTTCGACGGCGGCAAAATACAGGTAACTACCCTGAACAACGGCGAGGGCTGGGACGCCGTAGTAAAAATCCTGGCCAAAGCAGATGGAAAAAACGTGGCCGGCGGCCGCACTTACGGCAAACCGGATGTTTACGAGGTCAACCCCGGGCTGTACGACGTGGAAGTGAGAGCCCTGGTGATTGAGGGGCTGGAAAACGCCCACCGCATAGAAAATGTGGAAGTACGCGCCAATGAGGTCACTGAGGTAGAACACCATTTCAAAAGCGGAACCGCCATGATCGGCGCCACAAGCGCCGCCGGGCTGGTGGACGCCGTGGTGAAAATAGTAGAAGTAAACAGCAAAAAGAACGTGGCCGGCGGCCGGACCTACACTTCCGAGAGCAGCAACCCCAAGAAGTTCCTGCTCACTCCTGGTATCTACGAGGTTACGCTGACCGCCCTGGGTGTCCATAAGGGAAAAAATGAGACGTTTGCGATCGTGGTGAAGGAAGGGGAAACGCTGGAGAAGGTTGTGGGTTTCTGA
- a CDS encoding adenylate/guanylate cyclase domain-containing protein has translation MLSPKTKRNLYRILPFGIIWLLSGWVFLIVENAAAVSAERLPSTVIQVDFKIFIFSSLAIAGVGLLVGTIELVYLHDAFAKKSFTKKILYKLLIYTLALSLIILITYPIAASMDLNASIFDSRVWDRYFQFLASMTHLSTMVQLGTALGASLFYAEISENIGHGILLNFFAGKYHQPTEEERIFMFLDMKSSTTIAEQLGHIRYFELLKEYYAGLSDAIVEYEGEVYQYVGDEIVISWPYQAGIRNSNCLRCFFAMKEGLRKRAGWYRKKFGVAPTFKAGLHFGKVTTGEIGVLKREIIFTGDVLNATARIQGLCNAYETDLLLSGDLAQNLDLGTEFEARPLGQSELRGRKEEVELYTVLPPGRADNNP, from the coding sequence ATGCTGTCTCCCAAAACAAAACGAAACCTCTACCGCATCCTCCCCTTCGGCATCATCTGGCTGCTTTCCGGCTGGGTTTTCCTGATCGTGGAAAATGCCGCAGCGGTCAGTGCAGAGCGCCTCCCTTCTACCGTTATCCAGGTGGACTTTAAGATTTTCATCTTTTCCAGCCTGGCGATTGCCGGGGTGGGGCTGCTCGTAGGCACGATCGAATTGGTGTACCTGCATGATGCTTTTGCCAAAAAAAGTTTCACCAAAAAAATACTATACAAGCTACTCATTTACACCCTGGCCCTGTCCCTCATCATCCTCATCACCTATCCCATTGCCGCCAGCATGGACCTCAATGCCAGTATTTTCGACAGCCGCGTTTGGGATAGGTATTTTCAGTTCCTGGCCAGCATGACGCACCTGAGCACGATGGTGCAACTAGGCACTGCCCTGGGCGCCTCGCTCTTCTACGCGGAGATCAGCGAAAACATCGGCCATGGCATCCTGCTCAATTTCTTTGCCGGCAAATACCACCAGCCCACCGAAGAAGAGCGGATCTTTATGTTCCTGGACATGAAATCCTCCACCACCATTGCGGAGCAGCTTGGCCACATCCGGTATTTCGAATTGCTCAAGGAGTACTACGCCGGCCTGTCCGACGCGATCGTCGAGTACGAGGGAGAGGTCTATCAATACGTGGGCGATGAGATTGTAATATCCTGGCCGTACCAAGCCGGCATCCGAAACAGCAACTGCCTCCGGTGCTTCTTCGCCATGAAGGAGGGCCTGCGGAAACGCGCAGGTTGGTACCGGAAAAAATTCGGAGTGGCGCCAACCTTCAAGGCCGGCCTTCATTTCGGGAAAGTAACCACCGGGGAGATCGGCGTACTCAAAAGGGAGATCATCTTCACCGGGGACGTGCTCAATGCCACCGCCCGGATACAGGGGCTTTGCAATGCGTACGAGACCGACCTGCTCCTTTCGGGCGATCTGGCCCAAAACCTGGATTTGGGTACCGAGTTTGAGGCCCGGCCGCTGGGGCAAAGCGAATTGAGGGGAAGGAAGGAGGAGGTGGAGTTGTATACGGTATTGCCTCCCGGCCGTGCCGACAATAACCCATAG
- a CDS encoding V-type ATP synthase subunit D gives MAIKFQYNKTSLQELNKQLRMRRNALPILKNKESALRIEVKKARREAEEMENLLSEKLAGQEDMARLWEEFDPALLKIRQVNIGARKIAGVSVPELEDIDFQQPAFSLYNRPAWFPAGIERLKDLASMAVQKKLLFRKAELLDHARRKATQKVNLYEKVQIPGYEDAIRKIKRFLEDEENLAKSAQKIVKKRQEEKSSLL, from the coding sequence ATGGCCATAAAATTTCAATACAACAAGACCTCCCTGCAGGAACTGAACAAGCAGCTTCGGATGCGGCGCAATGCGTTGCCCATTCTAAAGAATAAAGAATCTGCCCTGCGCATCGAGGTCAAAAAGGCCCGGCGGGAAGCGGAGGAGATGGAAAACCTGCTTTCTGAAAAACTGGCCGGGCAGGAGGATATGGCCCGGCTCTGGGAAGAATTCGACCCGGCCCTGCTGAAGATCAGGCAGGTGAACATCGGGGCCAGAAAGATAGCGGGAGTAAGCGTACCGGAGCTGGAAGACATAGATTTCCAGCAGCCCGCCTTCAGCCTGTACAACCGCCCGGCCTGGTTTCCCGCCGGCATAGAACGGCTGAAAGACCTGGCTTCCATGGCGGTCCAAAAAAAGCTGCTGTTCCGGAAAGCGGAACTGCTGGACCACGCCCGCCGAAAAGCCACGCAGAAGGTCAACCTGTACGAAAAAGTGCAGATACCAGGCTATGAAGACGCCATCCGGAAGATCAAACGCTTTCTGGAGGACGAGGAAAACCTGGCCAAATCGGCTCAGAAAATTGTGAAAAAGCGGCAGGAGGAGAAAAGCAGCCTACTTTGA
- a CDS encoding GNAT family N-acetyltransferase, producing the protein MKEEQPKNLILNHHYETYRTIARCCGGHHGQGPAYEWALAPPGNAYPNFLFNEQAENIDLETLQQQIAAKELPPFWISPDPKLEDIIGPAGFRLIRIWEGMAVRPEELAPPPAVPGLECHKVDSPEYLDAWTEIVASAFNTPFEKGYFYPLLEQPEVELFLGRKDGEFVATAMNFYRDGSVGLHHLATRPTHRKQGIGQWMMCRSIRAAFDSGARVAVCSATPDGSSPWKKIGFKVYSKLYLYWLVGYI; encoded by the coding sequence ATGAAGGAGGAACAACCCAAAAACCTCATCCTCAACCACCACTACGAAACCTACCGCACCATAGCCCGCTGCTGCGGCGGCCATCACGGCCAGGGGCCCGCCTACGAATGGGCCCTGGCTCCTCCCGGCAATGCCTACCCCAACTTCCTCTTCAACGAACAGGCGGAAAACATCGACCTCGAAACGCTGCAACAACAGATTGCCGCCAAAGAGCTGCCGCCCTTCTGGATTTCGCCCGACCCGAAACTGGAAGATATTATCGGCCCGGCAGGCTTTCGCCTCATCCGGATATGGGAGGGCATGGCGGTGCGGCCCGAAGAGCTGGCGCCGCCGCCGGCTGTCCCGGGCCTGGAATGCCATAAAGTGGATAGCCCGGAATACCTGGACGCGTGGACGGAGATCGTGGCATCGGCTTTCAACACCCCCTTTGAAAAAGGATACTTTTACCCACTCCTGGAACAACCGGAGGTAGAACTGTTCCTCGGCAGGAAAGACGGCGAATTTGTCGCCACGGCTATGAATTTTTACCGGGACGGCAGCGTGGGCCTGCACCATTTGGCTACTCGCCCTACCCACCGCAAACAGGGCATCGGCCAGTGGATGATGTGCCGCAGCATCCGGGCGGCATTCGACAGCGGCGCCCGGGTGGCGGTATGCTCCGCCACGCCCGACGGCAGCAGCCCCTGGAAAAAGATAGGCTTTAAAGTGTATTCAAAGCTTTATCTTTACTGGCTGGTGGGGTATATTTAG
- a CDS encoding V-type ATP synthase subunit B: METRAFQRIYTKIEQITKATCTVQATGVGYEELAMVAGREAQVVKIMEDKVTLQVFAGTEGIPTNGEVVFLGKAPGLKVGEALAGRFFNAYGQPIDGGPQSDGEEREIGGPSVNPVRRKQPSELIATGIAGIDLNNTLVTGQKIPFFADPDQPYNQVMAMVALRAKADKIILGGIGLTNDDYLYFKNVFENAGALHRIVSFVNTTEDPPVERLLVPDMALTAAEYFAVEKHEKVLVLLTDMTLYADALSIVSNRMDQIPSKDSMPGSLYSDLAKLYEKAVQFEDGGSITIIAVTTLSGGDITHAIPDNTGYITEGQLFLRRDTDIGKVIVDPFRSLSRLKQLVIGKKTRADHPQVMNAAVRLYADAANARTKLENGFDLTDYDERTLEFAKEYSRQLLAIDVNIDTERMLEEAWALFARYFSQAEVGIKQEFMDTFWPDNNS, translated from the coding sequence ATGGAGACACGAGCTTTTCAACGCATTTACACCAAAATAGAACAGATCACCAAGGCCACCTGCACGGTCCAGGCCACCGGCGTGGGCTACGAAGAGCTGGCCATGGTGGCAGGCAGGGAGGCCCAGGTGGTGAAGATCATGGAAGACAAGGTGACCCTGCAGGTCTTCGCCGGCACGGAAGGCATTCCCACCAATGGCGAGGTGGTGTTTCTGGGCAAAGCCCCGGGGCTGAAAGTAGGCGAGGCCCTGGCCGGCCGCTTCTTCAACGCCTACGGCCAGCCCATCGACGGCGGCCCGCAATCGGATGGAGAAGAGCGCGAGATCGGCGGCCCTTCCGTCAACCCGGTGAGGAGGAAACAGCCGTCCGAACTGATCGCCACGGGCATTGCCGGCATTGACCTGAACAATACCCTGGTGACCGGCCAGAAAATTCCCTTTTTTGCCGACCCCGACCAGCCCTACAACCAGGTGATGGCTATGGTAGCCTTGCGGGCCAAGGCCGACAAGATCATCCTGGGCGGCATCGGGCTGACCAACGACGACTACCTCTATTTCAAAAATGTGTTCGAAAATGCCGGCGCCCTGCACCGCATCGTCAGCTTTGTGAACACTACCGAAGACCCGCCGGTGGAACGCCTGCTGGTGCCCGACATGGCGCTTACCGCCGCCGAGTACTTCGCCGTCGAAAAACACGAGAAGGTGCTGGTGCTGCTCACCGATATGACGCTCTACGCGGACGCGCTGAGCATCGTGTCCAACCGCATGGACCAGATTCCTTCCAAAGACAGCATGCCGGGATCCCTGTACAGCGACCTGGCCAAGCTGTACGAAAAGGCCGTGCAGTTTGAAGACGGCGGTTCGATCACCATCATCGCCGTGACCACTTTATCGGGTGGAGACATCACCCACGCCATCCCGGACAACACCGGATACATCACCGAAGGGCAGCTTTTCCTGCGCCGCGACACCGACATCGGCAAGGTGATCGTCGACCCTTTCCGGAGCCTGTCGCGCCTCAAGCAACTGGTGATCGGCAAAAAAACGAGGGCCGACCACCCGCAGGTGATGAACGCCGCTGTGCGCCTGTACGCCGACGCCGCCAATGCCCGCACCAAACTGGAGAATGGCTTCGACCTGACCGATTACGACGAGCGAACGCTGGAATTTGCCAAAGAATACTCCCGCCAACTGCTGGCCATCGATGTCAATATCGATACTGAAAGAATGCTGGAAGAGGCGTGGGCTTTGTTCGCCCGCTACTTCTCGCAGGCGGAGGTGGGCATTAAGCAGGAATTCATGGACACATTCTGGCCTGATAATAATAGTTGA
- a CDS encoding V-type ATP synthase subunit E: protein MEQKLQELLDKVYTEGVAKGQEVAATMVRDAERNAERILEEAQKEAAEIRRQAREEAEELKRNVASELRLSANQSIHALQQQISHLIIAEAATDPVQKAFSGQEFIKKIIETLIDKWEPGKEGQGGLALMLPEKEREGLGLYFSAKAREILDGTLVVNFDHRLDKGFRIGPADGRYVISFTDKDFETFFMDYLRPKTKELLYGNP, encoded by the coding sequence ATGGAACAAAAGCTCCAGGAACTGCTGGACAAGGTCTACACCGAAGGGGTGGCGAAAGGGCAGGAAGTAGCCGCCACCATGGTTAGGGATGCCGAGCGCAATGCCGAGCGCATCCTGGAAGAGGCGCAAAAAGAGGCCGCCGAAATCCGCCGGCAGGCGCGGGAAGAAGCCGAAGAACTGAAGCGCAACGTGGCCTCCGAGCTTCGCCTTTCGGCCAACCAGTCTATCCATGCGCTTCAGCAGCAGATCAGCCACCTCATCATCGCCGAAGCGGCCACCGATCCGGTCCAAAAGGCTTTTTCCGGGCAGGAGTTCATCAAAAAAATCATCGAAACCCTCATCGACAAATGGGAGCCGGGGAAAGAGGGGCAGGGCGGCCTGGCCCTGATGCTGCCGGAAAAAGAGAGGGAAGGCCTGGGCCTCTACTTCTCGGCAAAGGCCCGAGAAATACTGGATGGCACATTGGTGGTCAATTTTGACCACCGGCTCGACAAAGGCTTCCGCATCGGCCCGGCCGACGGCCGCTATGTCATTTCCTTCACAGACAAAGACTTCGAAACCTTTTTCATGGATTACCTGCGCCCGAAAACGAAAGAACTACTTTACGGTAATCCTTAA
- a CDS encoding GSCFA domain-containing protein — protein MMPNLQTPVPLPEYPFRISYQDHILSLGSCFAEHIGQRLSGFHFYSLLNPYGILYNPFSIAQGLQRLLQDAPFQQRELLEHQGLWHSFFHHGAFSHPDREEGLAGINAAYRRAQGFLLTANRLVITMGTAFVFIYRPSGEVVANCHKLPGSAFERRRLHPREVIAALEPVLYELKNRQPELEVILTVSPVRHLRDGLLENQRSKAALLLACGELCRQLPFAHYFPSYEIVMDELRDYRFYAADMIHPSAVAIDYIWQRFGEAFFDEPTQQLMQRINKVLIASRHRPFHPSSEPHQLFLRQQLEIIAQLEREFPFLNMNREREAFRAQLVG, from the coding sequence ATGATGCCAAACCTCCAAACCCCCGTCCCCCTACCGGAATACCCCTTCCGGATCAGCTACCAGGACCACATCCTGAGCCTGGGCTCCTGTTTTGCCGAGCACATCGGGCAGCGGCTGTCCGGTTTTCACTTTTACAGCCTGCTCAACCCTTATGGCATTCTGTACAATCCCTTCTCCATAGCGCAGGGGTTGCAGCGGTTGTTGCAGGACGCCCCCTTTCAGCAGCGGGAACTGCTGGAACACCAGGGCCTGTGGCACAGCTTCTTCCACCACGGCGCCTTCTCTCATCCCGATCGGGAGGAAGGGCTGGCCGGCATCAATGCCGCCTACCGGCGGGCGCAGGGCTTCCTGCTCACCGCCAACCGGCTGGTCATCACCATGGGGACGGCTTTTGTGTTCATCTACCGCCCCTCCGGGGAGGTGGTGGCCAACTGCCACAAGCTGCCGGGCAGCGCTTTCGAGCGCCGCCGCCTCCACCCCCGGGAGGTAATTGCTGCTTTGGAGCCGGTGCTGTACGAACTCAAGAACCGGCAGCCCGAACTGGAGGTGATCCTCACCGTCAGCCCGGTGCGCCACCTGCGCGACGGGCTGCTGGAAAACCAGCGCAGCAAGGCCGCCCTGCTGCTGGCCTGCGGGGAGCTCTGCCGGCAGTTGCCCTTCGCCCATTACTTCCCCTCCTACGAGATCGTGATGGACGAGCTGCGCGACTACCGCTTCTACGCCGCCGACATGATCCATCCCTCGGCCGTGGCCATCGACTATATCTGGCAGCGCTTCGGCGAGGCCTTCTTCGACGAGCCTACCCAGCAGCTGATGCAACGCATCAATAAAGTCCTCATCGCCAGCCGGCACCGCCCTTTTCATCCTTCCTCGGAGCCTCACCAGTTGTTCCTCCGCCAGCAACTGGAGATCATTGCTCAACTGGAGCGGGAATTCCCCTTCCTGAATATGAACCGGGAACGGGAGGCTTTTCGGGCGCAGTTGGTGGGGTGA
- a CDS encoding DUF2764 family protein — MQKRNYYYLVSGLPDMAPEQSKLPLSLPELMEELSISLHPDDLRLAQLLFLPIDNRNLLRLLQKEEFSWEPFGRFSRDAMEEGLKEPGLLPAYMLRFQQAFKNEAPLWPGMSWENQLARLLYEYLMEHTKGFLHQWFSFENSLKNILAAWNIREFKLAAEGQFIGENSVAEALRKTHARDFGLAAELPFLDKLLHALEQDKLLEREKAIARIKWQYIDELNTFQYFSLEAVLGYLLKWIMLHRWTQLDQERGRQVIAQLVGAMEDSFEVPKSLTRT, encoded by the coding sequence ATGCAAAAGCGAAATTATTATTATCTCGTCTCAGGGCTGCCCGACATGGCGCCGGAGCAAAGCAAGCTGCCGCTCTCCCTTCCGGAGCTGATGGAAGAGTTGAGCATATCCCTCCACCCGGACGACCTGCGGCTGGCCCAACTGCTGTTCCTGCCGATCGACAACCGCAACCTGCTGCGCCTCCTACAAAAAGAAGAATTTTCCTGGGAACCCTTCGGGCGTTTTTCCCGCGACGCCATGGAAGAAGGGCTGAAAGAACCGGGCCTGCTGCCTGCCTATATGCTCCGCTTCCAGCAGGCATTTAAAAATGAAGCCCCCCTCTGGCCGGGCATGAGCTGGGAAAACCAACTGGCCCGCCTCCTCTACGAATACCTGATGGAACACACAAAGGGGTTTCTGCATCAGTGGTTCTCTTTCGAGAATAGCCTTAAAAACATTCTGGCCGCCTGGAATATCCGGGAATTCAAGCTGGCTGCCGAAGGGCAGTTCATCGGCGAGAATAGCGTGGCCGAAGCCTTGCGCAAAACCCACGCCCGCGATTTCGGGCTGGCCGCCGAACTGCCCTTCCTCGACAAGCTGTTGCACGCCCTGGAGCAGGACAAACTGCTGGAAAGGGAAAAGGCCATCGCCCGGATCAAATGGCAGTACATCGACGAATTGAATACCTTCCAGTATTTCAGCCTGGAAGCCGTGCTCGGATATTTGCTGAAATGGATCATGCTCCACCGATGGACACAGCTGGACCAGGAAAGAGGCCGCCAGGTGATCGCCCAATTGGTTGGAGCGATGGAAGATAGTTTTGAAGTTCCAAAATCTTTGACTCGGACATGA
- a CDS encoding acyl carrier protein, whose amino-acid sequence MQDILTKLNPIFVRVFEDETLQITEDSSAKDIDRWDSLRHVLLISEIEKAFHTRFDLEEMIGFQNVGDIARALEKKG is encoded by the coding sequence ATGCAAGATATACTAACCAAACTCAACCCCATTTTCGTCAGGGTTTTCGAAGACGAGACCCTGCAAATCACGGAAGACAGTTCGGCCAAGGACATCGATCGGTGGGACTCCCTGCGCCACGTCCTGCTCATTTCGGAGATCGAGAAGGCCTTCCACACCCGGTTTGACCTGGAGGAAATGATCGGTTTCCAAAATGTGGGAGACATCGCCCGGGCCCTGGAAAAGAAAGGGTGA